The proteins below come from a single Methanobacterium sp. genomic window:
- a CDS encoding KH domain-containing protein, translating to MVLPVCDVCLKSGMLCQGCENKLKSGEITQLDLDIAKLLFKLGEGKIGFKKTIEIGDVVIIVTDKDQVGKIIGKSGKIVRAISKKVGKKVRVIGEGSDFKEIARDLIAPARISGINIVYGMDGEKKYKIRVMREDSRRLPSRLNVLNNIMNQLTDEKTVIVIDDL from the coding sequence ATGGTATTGCCAGTATGCGATGTCTGTTTAAAAAGTGGAATGTTATGTCAGGGGTGTGAAAACAAATTAAAAAGTGGTGAAATCACCCAGCTTGACCTGGACATTGCTAAATTACTTTTCAAACTTGGCGAGGGAAAAATAGGGTTTAAAAAGACAATAGAAATAGGTGACGTCGTTATAATCGTGACAGATAAAGACCAGGTTGGAAAGATCATAGGAAAGAGCGGGAAAATAGTAAGAGCAATATCAAAAAAGGTTGGAAAGAAGGTAAGAGTTATCGGGGAAGGTTCTGACTTTAAAGAGATTGCAAGAGATCTCATAGCCCCTGCAAGAATTTCAGGGATTAACATAGTCTACGGAATGGACGGGGAGAAGAAATACAAAATAAGGGTTATGAGAGAAGATTCAAGAAGACTTCCCTCAAGATTAAATGTTTTAAACAACATTATGAATCAATTAACTGATGAAAAAACTGTTATCGTTATAGATGACCTCTAA
- the coaBC gene encoding bifunctional phosphopantothenoylcysteine decarboxylase/phosphopantothenate--cysteine ligase CoaBC gives MEIVLCVTGSIAATETIKLAREFRRQGVDVKCFMSDGACEIIHPYSMEFATGQKVVTKLTGEVEHVKYADADMIIVAPATANVISKFACKIADNPINTLLITASGYETPVLMVPSMHNSMYKAVKDHIETLKNEDISFVKPKIGEGKAKFPDIQDIVLHAMRQLGNGKLKGKKVLVSAGATYEKIDEVRGITNRSSGKMGVEIAKEAFIKGADVTLIRGKMTAHIPNIFNVIEVESVSQMRSAVLEQVKSHDIFISAAAVSDFIPKIEKGENKISSNEDITLKLERAPKIIGEVKKINPEIFLVGFKVEYNISRDELIKSASKRIEEHGIDLMVANDVAVEGAGFGEDRNQVILIDGEIVDVPLSLKKDVASKIIDRVLKKYSLNF, from the coding sequence ATGGAAATTGTGCTTTGTGTTACCGGAAGTATAGCTGCAACAGAAACTATTAAACTTGCAAGAGAGTTTAGAAGGCAGGGAGTTGATGTTAAATGCTTCATGTCTGACGGGGCATGTGAAATAATCCATCCTTACTCCATGGAGTTTGCAACCGGGCAGAAAGTGGTTACAAAGCTCACTGGGGAGGTTGAACACGTTAAATACGCAGATGCTGACATGATAATTGTTGCTCCTGCCACTGCAAACGTTATAAGTAAATTTGCCTGTAAAATTGCAGATAATCCAATTAACACTCTTTTAATTACAGCTTCTGGTTATGAAACACCTGTTTTGATGGTCCCATCCATGCACAATTCCATGTATAAAGCAGTAAAGGACCATATTGAAACCCTAAAAAATGAAGATATTAGCTTTGTAAAGCCTAAAATAGGGGAAGGAAAAGCAAAATTCCCTGATATTCAGGATATTGTTCTCCATGCCATGCGCCAGTTAGGTAATGGCAAATTGAAAGGTAAAAAAGTGCTTGTAAGTGCCGGCGCAACATATGAAAAGATTGATGAAGTTAGAGGAATCACAAACAGAAGTTCCGGCAAAATGGGTGTTGAAATTGCAAAAGAGGCCTTTATTAAAGGTGCAGATGTGACTTTGATCCGGGGCAAAATGACTGCACACATTCCAAATATTTTTAATGTAATTGAAGTTGAATCTGTTAGCCAAATGCGTAGTGCAGTGCTTGAACAGGTCAAATCTCACGATATTTTTATTTCAGCGGCGGCTGTTTCTGATTTTATTCCAAAAATAGAAAAAGGAGAGAATAAAATTTCATCAAATGAAGATATCACTTTGAAACTTGAACGAGCGCCAAAAATAATTGGTGAAGTTAAAAAAATTAATCCTGAAATCTTTTTAGTAGGTTTTAAAGTTGAATATAATATTTCAAGGGATGAATTGATCAAATCGGCATCTAAAAGGATTGAAGAGCACGGGATTGACCTTATGGTTGCAAATGATGTTGCAGTTGAAGGTGCTGGTTTTGGTGAGGATAGAAATCAGGTTATTTTAATTGACGGTGAAATTGTTGATGTTCCTTTGAGCCTTAAAAAGGATGTTGCTTCTAAAATTATTGATAGAGTTTTGAAAAAATATAGTCTAAATTTTTAA
- a CDS encoding Lrp/AsnC ligand binding domain-containing protein, translated as MVMGCVLIKLMPGIDKKAFDTIKKLESKGTYALFGVYDVLMMVEAGDIKELTSFVVDNIRSIEGVESTRTMIGAEI; from the coding sequence ATGGTTATGGGATGTGTTTTAATAAAATTGATGCCGGGAATAGATAAGAAAGCATTTGATACTATAAAGAAATTAGAATCAAAAGGAACCTACGCACTCTTTGGTGTGTACGATGTGTTGATGATGGTTGAAGCTGGAGATATTAAAGAACTTACAAGCTTTGTAGTGGACAATATAAGAAGTATAGAAGGCGTTGAAAGCACAAGAACAATGATAGGTGCAGAAATTTAA
- a CDS encoding serine hydrolase domain-containing protein, which yields MNDTQKIRSKLNKIVKKTVDHKKVFGCVVNVESGDNTLSWIGSAGNINNKTPYFIASTTKLYITAILLKLRSEGKIKLKDKISKYIPIESISGIHNYKGTDYSDKITIEQLMAHNSGLPDYFEEKTDIGKTLRQELSLGHDRSWDFQKVMHDVKKLKPKFKPGARKKAFYSDTNYQLLGRIIELITNKNMGDVFNDLIFNPLKLKKTYLYQDINDKTPIDIYFKKQQIHVPQAMASFGPDGGIVSTAQESMIFLKSFFNGIFFQKKVINELKHWNNIFFPLKYGTGIMQFKLPRIFSPFKSYPEFIGHSGLSGAFEWHCPEKDLYLTGTVNQLSNPDLSFKLLIKIIDCFK from the coding sequence ATGAACGATACTCAGAAAATAAGATCAAAACTAAATAAGATTGTTAAAAAAACTGTTGACCACAAAAAAGTATTTGGATGTGTGGTTAATGTTGAATCAGGAGATAATACGCTCTCCTGGATTGGTTCTGCGGGCAATATAAATAATAAAACACCATATTTCATTGCCAGTACTACCAAGTTATATATCACAGCTATCCTGCTAAAGCTTAGATCTGAAGGGAAAATTAAATTAAAAGATAAAATATCTAAATATATTCCCATAGAATCAATATCAGGCATTCACAATTACAAAGGTACTGATTATTCTGATAAAATTACTATTGAGCAACTTATGGCACATAATTCAGGGTTACCTGATTACTTTGAAGAGAAAACTGATATTGGTAAGACATTACGCCAAGAACTCTCTCTCGGACATGATCGTTCCTGGGATTTTCAAAAAGTAATGCATGATGTTAAAAAGCTGAAACCAAAGTTCAAACCCGGTGCCAGGAAGAAGGCTTTTTATTCAGATACAAATTATCAGCTTCTTGGAAGGATTATAGAACTGATAACCAATAAAAATATGGGCGATGTCTTCAACGATTTAATTTTTAATCCTTTAAAACTTAAAAAGACCTATCTATATCAAGATATCAACGATAAAACCCCTATTGACATATATTTTAAAAAACAGCAGATTCACGTTCCTCAAGCAATGGCTTCATTTGGACCCGACGGAGGAATTGTGTCCACAGCCCAAGAATCCATGATTTTTTTAAAATCTTTCTTCAACGGTATTTTTTTCCAAAAAAAAGTTATAAATGAATTAAAACACTGGAACAATATATTCTTTCCACTTAAATATGGTACCGGCATAATGCAATTTAAATTGCCCCGAATATTTTCCCCTTTCAAATCATACCCTGAATTTATCGGGCATTCTGGATTATCCGGCGCATTTGAATGGCACTGTCCAGAAAAGGATTTATATTTAACTGGTACAGTTAATCAGTTATCTAATCCTGACCTGTCTTTTAAACTGCTAATAAAAATAATTGATTGTTTTAAATAA
- a CDS encoding fibrillarin-like rRNA/tRNA 2'-O-methyltransferase yields the protein MEIRQKFTGVYEIDNHIATENLNPGIKVYSERLVELKDKEYRIWDPRRSKLSAAILNGLSVFPFENDSKVLYLGASAGTTLSHISDVCKNGLIYCVEFSPRMMRNLMDVCKARENMVPILDDATKPRSYMNLVQKVDVIYSDVAQPSQSELFMDNMRLYLKGEGIGILMIKARSIDVTKAPNKIFKEEESKLKTQGFRVIEKVKLEPYEKDHMAFVCEFSF from the coding sequence GGAGTCTATGAAATAGACAATCATATTGCAACAGAAAATTTAAATCCCGGAATTAAAGTTTACAGCGAAAGACTGGTTGAACTTAAAGATAAAGAGTATAGAATATGGGATCCAAGACGATCTAAGCTTTCTGCAGCTATTTTAAATGGTTTAAGTGTTTTTCCATTTGAAAATGATTCAAAAGTACTTTATTTAGGGGCATCAGCAGGCACCACGCTTTCACATATTTCAGATGTTTGTAAAAATGGTTTGATTTATTGTGTTGAGTTTTCGCCGAGGATGATGAGAAATCTGATGGATGTTTGCAAAGCCCGTGAAAATATGGTTCCAATTCTTGATGATGCCACAAAACCACGTAGTTATATGAATCTGGTTCAAAAAGTTGATGTTATTTATTCAGATGTTGCACAGCCCAGCCAGTCAGAGCTTTTCATGGATAATATGCGTTTATATCTAAAAGGAGAGGGAATTGGTATTTTAATGATAAAAGCAAGGAGTATTGATGTTACAAAGGCTCCAAATAAGATATTCAAAGAAGAAGAATCAAAGTTAAAGACACAAGGATTTAGAGTGATTGAAAAAGTGAAGCTTGAACCTTATGAGAAAGATCACATGGCCTTTGTTTGTGAATTCAGTTTTTAG